A stretch of the Mycobacterium shigaense genome encodes the following:
- a CDS encoding PPE family protein: MFDFGALPPEINSGRMYVGAGSGPLLAAAAAWDELAGELLSTAATYGSTVQSLTAGPWTGPSSIALAAAAAPYVSWLSATGAQAEQVATQAKLAAGAYEAAFAATVPPPVIAANRSLLATLIATNLLGQNTPAIAVTEAHYAEMWAQDAAAMYAYTGSSAAASQFTPFNEPPKTTDDSGTALQSEAVAQSNTVSGTNTVMKVSQLSTAMQPLAQTNAAAGTTGTTGITAPATPDIVTNWNTIWSAITGVYSPQSWSTIPGGPFLSFGQAYAWGQNGQSAAAYLAGPKAISGALAPLTGGAGVHPMLSSATAPASASMSKAPLVGGMSVPQSWTAAAPEIRTLAQVLPANLAAAPEAALASEGGVMSQMALSSLAGRAVAATAVRSGTAGAAAGSLSGMVAEADPAAATIIVIPALEA, from the coding sequence ATGTTTGATTTCGGGGCCTTACCGCCGGAGATCAACTCCGGGCGGATGTATGTCGGAGCCGGGTCGGGGCCGCTGCTGGCGGCGGCGGCCGCCTGGGACGAGCTGGCGGGGGAGCTGCTCTCGACGGCGGCGACCTACGGCTCGACGGTGCAAAGCCTGACCGCAGGGCCGTGGACGGGTCCGTCGTCGATCGCGCTGGCCGCCGCGGCCGCGCCCTATGTGTCGTGGCTGAGCGCGACGGGCGCCCAGGCCGAGCAGGTCGCGACCCAGGCGAAGCTGGCCGCCGGCGCCTATGAGGCGGCGTTCGCGGCGACGGTTCCGCCGCCCGTCATCGCGGCCAATCGCTCGTTGCTTGCGACGTTGATCGCGACCAACCTGCTGGGGCAGAACACGCCGGCGATCGCGGTGACCGAGGCGCACTACGCGGAGATGTGGGCGCAAGACGCCGCCGCGATGTACGCCTACACCGGTTCGTCCGCGGCGGCCTCGCAGTTCACGCCGTTCAACGAACCGCCGAAGACCACCGATGACAGCGGTACCGCGTTGCAATCGGAGGCGGTGGCCCAGTCAAACACGGTGTCCGGCACGAACACCGTGATGAAGGTGTCCCAGCTGAGCACCGCGATGCAGCCGCTGGCGCAGACGAATGCGGCGGCGGGGACGACGGGCACGACGGGAATCACCGCGCCGGCGACGCCAGATATCGTGACGAACTGGAACACCATCTGGTCGGCCATCACCGGGGTGTACTCACCCCAGTCGTGGAGCACCATCCCCGGCGGCCCGTTCCTGTCATTCGGTCAGGCCTACGCCTGGGGCCAGAACGGCCAGAGCGCGGCTGCCTATCTGGCCGGGCCGAAAGCCATCTCCGGCGCGTTGGCGCCGCTGACCGGTGGTGCCGGCGTGCATCCCATGCTGAGTTCCGCGACGGCGCCGGCCTCGGCGTCGATGAGCAAGGCGCCCTTGGTCGGTGGCATGTCGGTGCCGCAGAGCTGGACGGCAGCCGCACCGGAGATCAGAACGCTCGCCCAAGTGCTGCCCGCCAACCTGGCGGCCGCGCCGGAGGCGGCGTTGGCGAGCGAGGGCGGCGTGATGAGCCAAATGGCCCTGTCCAGCCTGGCCGGGCGCGCCGTCGCCGCCACTGCCGTGCGGTCCGGGACCGCAGGCGCGGCGGCCGGCTCCTTGAGCGGCATGGTCGCCGAGGCCGACCCGGCGGCGGCCACCATCATCGTGATCCCCGCTCTCGAGGCATGA
- a CDS encoding DUF732 domain-containing protein, with the protein MRTLLAIVGASALISFAAPAAAAPPPEPDGDDAGFLAALHQAGFSFASPDAAVVAGRAVCSCLNNGESGLELVHDVKTHNPGMDMEMASNFALISAKFYCPHQLSKA; encoded by the coding sequence ATGAGAACCCTCCTCGCGATCGTCGGGGCTTCGGCACTGATCAGCTTCGCCGCGCCGGCGGCTGCCGCTCCGCCGCCCGAACCCGATGGCGACGACGCCGGCTTCCTGGCCGCCCTGCACCAGGCCGGGTTCAGCTTCGCCAGCCCGGATGCGGCCGTGGTGGCAGGACGCGCGGTGTGCTCGTGCCTGAATAACGGCGAATCGGGACTCGAACTGGTGCACGACGTGAAAACCCACAATCCCGGGATGGACATGGAGATGGCCTCGAATTTCGCGTTGATCTCCGCGAAGTTCTACTGCCCGCACCAGCTTTCCAAGGCCTGA
- a CDS encoding DUF732 domain-containing protein yields the protein MNATRHPTRGYLGMLALVGVSGAMIFAAPAFGDPGDPDDVGFLATVRSAGITYTNSGQAITFGKAVCGWMRGGKPGPDMVQELQKNNPGLTTDHATLFIAIAAKYYCPQQLVGNQPPPAR from the coding sequence ATGAACGCCACGCGGCACCCCACCCGCGGCTACCTGGGCATGCTGGCGCTGGTCGGCGTGTCCGGCGCAATGATCTTCGCTGCGCCGGCGTTCGGCGACCCCGGCGACCCTGACGACGTCGGTTTTCTGGCCACTGTGCGCAGCGCCGGCATCACCTACACCAACTCTGGTCAGGCCATCACATTCGGCAAGGCCGTATGCGGTTGGATGCGTGGTGGCAAGCCCGGCCCGGACATGGTCCAGGAGCTACAGAAGAACAATCCCGGGTTGACCACTGACCACGCGACGCTGTTCATCGCGATCGCAGCCAAGTACTACTGTCCGCAACAACTCGTCGGCAACCAACCACCCCCCGCGCGCTAA
- a CDS encoding Rv1815 family serine proteinase, whose translation MLQRLALRAVAASVVVLAFLPGLPAAKAHADPVLVYPGMEILQENRMCTLGYVDAAQKIAYTAGHCRSGANTVVTDNNRNVIGHLATWRDDTPSGTTVTTDQVVTDYEAIVLDGNVPANNILPSGRPLVSSGAVPHPGEGVCHFGVITGETCGTVESVNNGWFTMSHGVQSHPGDSGGPVYTTAGGQIVGIFNSVWGDLPAAVSWQTTSQQVRQDLGAAAGWRPPAHR comes from the coding sequence ATGCTGCAACGCCTGGCACTGCGCGCAGTCGCCGCATCGGTTGTCGTCCTGGCTTTCCTCCCGGGTCTGCCGGCCGCCAAGGCCCACGCAGACCCCGTCCTGGTGTACCCGGGCATGGAGATTCTGCAGGAAAACCGTATGTGCACACTGGGCTACGTCGACGCGGCCCAGAAAATCGCCTACACCGCCGGACACTGCCGCAGCGGCGCGAACACCGTCGTCACCGACAACAACCGCAACGTCATCGGCCACCTGGCGACCTGGCGGGACGACACGCCCAGCGGGACGACGGTAACCACTGACCAGGTGGTCACTGACTACGAGGCGATCGTGCTCGACGGCAACGTCCCGGCGAACAACATCCTTCCGAGCGGACGTCCGCTGGTGTCCAGCGGCGCGGTGCCGCACCCCGGCGAAGGGGTCTGCCATTTCGGCGTCATCACCGGTGAGACCTGCGGCACCGTGGAAAGCGTCAACAACGGCTGGTTCACCATGTCCCACGGCGTGCAGAGCCACCCGGGCGATTCCGGCGGGCCCGTGTACACCACGGCGGGCGGGCAGATCGTCGGCATCTTCAACAGCGTGTGGGGCGATCTCCCGGCGGCGGTGTCGTGGCAGACCACCTCCCAGCAGGTCCGCCAGGACCTCGGCGCGGCGGCCGGATGGCGCCCGCCGGCGCACCGCTGA
- a CDS encoding DUF732 domain-containing protein has protein sequence MKALPFLAGAVAVIGLAAPAHADADDDAFLAALDKAGISYKSPDRAIAAGQKVCDLANSGTSQLDIIRDVHEFNPAFSAASAARFVQAAASVYCPERLSVDSGGTNPKTSG, from the coding sequence ATGAAAGCCCTACCGTTTCTCGCCGGCGCCGTTGCCGTGATCGGCCTGGCGGCACCGGCACACGCCGATGCGGATGACGACGCCTTCCTTGCCGCGCTCGACAAGGCGGGTATCAGCTACAAGAGCCCCGACCGCGCGATTGCGGCAGGCCAAAAGGTGTGCGACTTGGCCAACTCGGGGACCTCGCAGCTCGACATCATCAGAGACGTCCACGAGTTCAACCCCGCGTTCAGCGCGGCGTCCGCGGCGAGGTTCGTCCAAGCGGCCGCCAGCGTTTACTGCCCCGAGCGGCTCTCCGTCGACAGCGGCGGCACCAACCCAAAAACCTCCGGCTAG
- a CDS encoding nitroreductase family deazaflavin-dependent oxidoreductase: MSTRYEEPNRVARAGNVAMRWLTDLGVSIAGTQVLRVRGRKTGKARAVVINLLTVDGVDYVVSPRGNTQWARNVRAAGSVEIGPRWRRRQVTVTEVSDAAKPELLRRYLARWYWQVKDFVLGLTPESTQEQLLAAAPSIPVFALAQPR; the protein is encoded by the coding sequence ATGTCCACCCGTTACGAGGAGCCGAACCGCGTCGCCCGGGCCGGCAACGTGGCCATGCGCTGGCTGACCGATCTGGGCGTCAGCATCGCCGGAACCCAGGTGCTGCGTGTCCGTGGCCGGAAAACCGGTAAGGCCCGCGCGGTGGTGATCAACCTGCTCACCGTCGACGGCGTGGACTACGTCGTCTCGCCGCGCGGCAACACCCAGTGGGCGCGCAACGTCCGGGCCGCGGGCAGCGTCGAGATCGGCCCCCGGTGGCGCCGGCGGCAGGTGACGGTCACCGAGGTCAGCGATGCCGCGAAACCCGAGCTGCTGCGGCGCTATCTGGCGCGGTGGTACTGGCAGGTCAAGGACTTCGTGCTGGGGCTGACGCCCGAGTCGACCCAGGAGCAGCTGCTCGCGGCCGCGCCGTCGATCCCGGTCTTTGCCCTGGCTCAGCCGCGCTGA
- a CDS encoding FAD-binding protein: protein MSTEIPATVQADTVTSWSDDVDVLVIGFGIGGGCAAVSAAAAGARVLVLERAAAAGGTTSMAGGHFYLGGGTAVQQATGHDDSAEEMYKYLVAVSREPELDKIRAYCDGSVEHFDWLEDLGFQFERSYFPGKAVIQPNTEGLMFTGNEKVWPFLEKAVPAPRGHKVPVPGDTGGAGMVIDLLLKRAANLGVQIRYETGATELVVDESGAVTGVTWKQFAETGAIKAKSVIIAAGGFVMNPEMVAKYTPKLAEKPFVLGNTYDDGLGIRMGVSAGGATRHMDQIFITAPPYPPSILLTGIIVNKLGQRFVAEDSYHSRTSGFIMDQPDSAAYLIVDEAHLEHPTMPLVPLIDGWETVAEMEAALGIPQGNLAATLDRYNTHAARGEDPEFHKQPEFLAAQDNGPWGAFDMSLGKAMYAGFTIGGLATSLDGQVLREDGTVVPGLYAAGACAANLAQDGKGYASGTQLGEGSFFGRRAGAHAARSAGGAQAR, encoded by the coding sequence ATGAGCACCGAGATTCCAGCAACGGTCCAGGCGGACACGGTGACGTCCTGGTCGGACGACGTCGACGTCCTAGTGATCGGTTTCGGCATCGGCGGCGGGTGCGCGGCGGTGAGCGCGGCGGCCGCCGGCGCGCGGGTGCTGGTCCTTGAGCGCGCCGCGGCCGCGGGCGGCACCACCTCCATGGCCGGCGGGCACTTCTACCTGGGCGGCGGCACCGCGGTCCAGCAGGCCACCGGGCATGACGACTCCGCCGAGGAGATGTACAAGTACCTTGTCGCGGTGTCGCGGGAACCCGAACTCGACAAGATCCGCGCCTACTGCGACGGCAGCGTCGAGCATTTCGACTGGTTGGAAGACTTGGGTTTTCAGTTCGAGCGCAGCTACTTCCCGGGCAAGGCGGTGATTCAGCCCAACACCGAGGGCCTGATGTTCACCGGCAACGAGAAGGTGTGGCCGTTCCTGGAGAAGGCCGTACCGGCTCCGCGCGGCCACAAGGTTCCCGTGCCCGGCGATACCGGCGGCGCCGGCATGGTGATCGACCTGCTGCTCAAGCGGGCCGCCAACCTCGGCGTGCAGATCCGGTACGAGACCGGCGCCACCGAGCTTGTCGTCGACGAGTCGGGCGCCGTGACGGGCGTGACCTGGAAGCAATTCGCCGAAACCGGTGCGATCAAGGCAAAGTCGGTCATCATTGCCGCCGGCGGGTTCGTGATGAACCCCGAGATGGTAGCCAAGTACACGCCGAAGCTCGCCGAGAAGCCGTTCGTGCTGGGCAATACCTACGACGACGGCCTGGGGATCCGGATGGGCGTGTCGGCCGGCGGTGCCACCCGACACATGGATCAGATCTTTATCACGGCGCCGCCGTATCCGCCGTCGATCCTGCTAACCGGCATCATCGTGAACAAGCTCGGGCAGCGCTTCGTTGCCGAAGACTCGTATCACTCCCGCACCTCGGGGTTCATCATGGACCAGCCCGACAGCGCCGCTTACCTGATCGTCGACGAGGCGCACCTCGAGCACCCCACGATGCCGCTGGTACCGCTGATCGACGGCTGGGAGACAGTCGCCGAGATGGAAGCGGCACTGGGCATCCCGCAGGGCAACCTGGCCGCAACACTGGACCGCTACAACACGCACGCGGCCCGCGGCGAGGATCCCGAATTTCACAAGCAACCGGAATTCCTTGCCGCCCAAGACAACGGCCCATGGGGCGCCTTCGACATGTCGCTCGGCAAAGCCATGTACGCCGGCTTCACGATCGGCGGGCTCGCCACCTCGCTGGACGGCCAGGTACTGCGCGAAGATGGCACCGTCGTGCCGGGGCTGTACGCGGCCGGCGCGTGCGCGGCCAACCTCGCCCAGGACGGCAAGGGCTACGCCAGTGGCACCCAGCTCGGGGAGGGCTCGTTCTTCGGCCGCCGCGCCGGAGCGCACGCGGCCCGCTCGGCCGGGGGCGCGCAGGCGCGCTAA
- a CDS encoding MgtC/SapB family protein, with translation MQTLSVADFALRLAVGVGCGSLIGFERQWRARTAGLRTNALVATGATLFVLYSVATEDTSATRVASYVVSGIGFLGGGVILRDGVNVRGLNTAATLWCSAAVGVLAASGHLLFTAIATGAVIFIHVLGRPLGRVIDHDNSVAEEEDLHPYVVQVVCRSKSEKHVQAHVVQCVGASSGVALRGVHTTQTGTDETTLTVHLLVEDRSPARLETLVSELSLQQGVHAVQWYAGDQAQTG, from the coding sequence ATGCAGACATTGAGCGTGGCTGATTTCGCGCTGCGGCTCGCCGTCGGAGTGGGTTGCGGCTCGCTGATCGGATTCGAGCGGCAGTGGCGCGCCCGCACCGCCGGCTTGCGAACCAACGCCCTGGTCGCCACCGGGGCGACGTTGTTCGTGCTGTATTCGGTGGCGACCGAGGACACCAGCGCCACCCGGGTCGCCTCCTACGTCGTCTCCGGTATCGGATTTCTCGGCGGTGGCGTGATCCTGCGCGACGGGGTCAACGTCCGCGGCCTCAACACCGCCGCGACGCTGTGGTGCTCCGCGGCGGTCGGAGTACTGGCCGCGTCCGGACATCTGCTGTTTACCGCGATCGCGACCGGCGCCGTGATCTTCATCCACGTGCTGGGGCGCCCGCTGGGACGGGTGATCGACCACGACAACTCCGTGGCCGAGGAAGAAGACCTGCATCCCTACGTCGTCCAGGTGGTGTGCCGGTCGAAATCGGAGAAGCACGTCCAGGCCCACGTCGTGCAGTGCGTCGGGGCCAGCAGCGGCGTGGCGCTGCGCGGTGTGCACACGACGCAGACCGGTACAGACGAGACCACGTTGACGGTGCATCTGCTCGTCGAGGACCGCAGCCCGGCCCGGTTGGAGACCCTGGTGTCCGAGCTGTCCCTGCAGCAAGGCGTGCACGCGGTGCAGTGGTACGCCGGGGATCAGGCTCAGACGGGTTGA
- a CDS encoding PPE family protein: MYYGAFPPEFNSGRMYTGPGAESMLAAAAAWDDLATELQSAASSYASVISSLTSGSWTGPSSLSMAAAVAPYAAWLQQTAVQAHEAASQATEAASAYQTAFAATVPPPIIAANRSYLAQLLATNIFGQNTSKIAATEAQYGEFWAQDAEAMDTYFGSSATAANSLTAFDDPPNTTSDSSGLMQSAATANAADTSAGNVGSTLSSILPTVTPAPGPLGWLAGLATAYQTLWANLLNTLFGSNGSAFYTAMYNAVKVPLGLTTQFNDIGLLINFPVSQWLKFAPPVAYAALPKDALGAGLGALGFGRGTLFNAVTGGMGNAGTLVGKLSIPPSWATATPAIRTVAAALSAAGPDAVPAAALGEGGLFSSAAMAGMLGSALGAGGPTVVQAGVRGRVKPIKDLKDTQSPEHLRRLVAQISEKPESVQHHNVDQDGLDALLEQLAKKPGIHAVHLTKGRNSVLPPEAQMG, encoded by the coding sequence ATGTATTACGGAGCTTTTCCGCCGGAGTTCAACTCCGGCCGGATGTACACCGGCCCGGGCGCGGAATCGATGCTGGCCGCCGCTGCGGCCTGGGACGACCTGGCGACCGAATTGCAGTCCGCCGCTTCCTCGTATGCGTCGGTGATCTCGAGCCTGACCAGCGGCTCATGGACGGGGCCGTCGTCGCTGAGCATGGCGGCCGCCGTCGCCCCCTATGCGGCGTGGCTGCAACAGACGGCTGTCCAGGCACACGAGGCCGCGAGCCAGGCCACCGAGGCGGCCAGCGCGTATCAGACCGCGTTCGCCGCGACGGTCCCACCACCGATCATCGCGGCCAACCGCTCGTACCTGGCGCAACTGCTGGCCACCAACATCTTCGGGCAGAACACCTCGAAGATCGCTGCCACCGAGGCACAGTATGGCGAATTCTGGGCCCAGGATGCCGAGGCGATGGACACCTACTTCGGGTCGTCGGCCACCGCGGCCAACAGCTTGACGGCATTCGACGACCCACCGAACACCACCAGCGATTCGTCCGGGTTGATGCAGTCGGCCGCGACCGCCAATGCGGCCGACACCTCGGCGGGCAACGTCGGGTCGACGCTGAGTTCGATACTGCCCACCGTCACCCCCGCCCCCGGCCCGCTGGGCTGGCTCGCCGGGCTCGCGACGGCGTACCAAACCCTCTGGGCGAACTTGCTGAACACCCTGTTCGGGTCGAATGGGTCGGCTTTCTACACCGCCATGTACAACGCGGTCAAGGTTCCACTTGGCCTGACCACGCAGTTCAACGACATCGGCCTGCTGATCAACTTCCCGGTGTCGCAGTGGCTGAAGTTCGCCCCGCCGGTCGCCTACGCCGCGCTGCCGAAGGACGCGCTGGGAGCCGGGCTCGGGGCGTTGGGCTTCGGCCGGGGCACCCTGTTCAACGCGGTGACGGGCGGCATGGGCAACGCCGGCACCCTGGTCGGCAAGCTGTCGATCCCGCCGAGCTGGGCTACGGCCACGCCGGCGATCCGGACGGTCGCGGCCGCGCTGTCGGCGGCCGGGCCGGATGCGGTGCCGGCGGCCGCACTCGGCGAGGGCGGCCTGTTCAGCTCGGCGGCCATGGCGGGGATGCTCGGCAGCGCCCTCGGCGCCGGCGGCCCGACCGTGGTGCAGGCCGGGGTCCGCGGACGCGTGAAACCGATCAAAGACCTCAAGGACACGCAATCACCGGAGCACCTTAGGCGGCTGGTGGCACAGATTTCGGAAAAGCCCGAAAGCGTGCAGCACCACAACGTCGACCAAGACGGCCTTGACGCGCTGCTCGAGCAGCTCGCCAAGAAGCCCGGCATCCATGCGGTGCACCTGACGAAGGGCAGGAATTCGGTACTGCCGCCAGAAGCCCAAATGGGTTAA
- a CDS encoding VOC family protein — translation MTLSVQSPTQIAWVTSDLDATETALTGLLGVRKWVRIPEVHFAPDSCSYHSRPADFVANISLSYLGDTQLELIEPVSGQNIYSDFLDTAGPGLHHICVEADSPEQFAAALTDAADHGAEVVQQGVMPGGIQFAYLAAPQAGVPFLEIAYVSPEMRAFYDYIKQESVK, via the coding sequence ATGACCCTCTCCGTTCAATCACCGACGCAGATCGCCTGGGTTACCTCCGATCTGGACGCCACCGAAACGGCTCTCACCGGCCTGTTAGGGGTGCGCAAATGGGTGCGGATACCCGAGGTGCACTTTGCTCCGGACAGCTGCAGCTACCACAGCAGGCCAGCCGATTTCGTCGCTAACATCTCGCTGAGCTACCTCGGGGACACGCAGCTGGAGCTCATCGAACCGGTTAGCGGGCAGAACATCTATAGTGACTTTCTCGACACGGCCGGCCCAGGCCTGCACCACATCTGCGTGGAGGCCGACAGCCCCGAACAATTCGCCGCGGCGCTGACCGACGCCGCCGACCACGGCGCCGAGGTGGTGCAGCAGGGCGTGATGCCCGGCGGGATCCAATTCGCTTATCTCGCAGCGCCACAGGCGGGCGTGCCGTTCCTGGAGATCGCCTATGTCTCGCCCGAGATGAGGGCGTTTTACGACTACATCAAACAGGAGTCGGTTAAATGA
- a CDS encoding sterol desaturase family protein, which yields MSAVTGFWFGLPAQLRDPVLFAIPFFLLLLTLEWTAARKLDRLEAADRPASGAYLTRDALTSISMGLVSIATTAAWKTEALLGYAALYTYVAPWHLSPTRWYTWVIAILGVDLLYYLYHRAAHRVRLIWATHQAHHSSQYFNFATALRQKWNNSGEVLVWIPLPLLGLPPWMVFFSWSLNLIYQFWVHTERIDKLPRPFEFVLNTPSHHRVHHGMDQLYLDKNYGGIFILWDRLFGSFQTEEFRPHYGLTKQVDTFNIWNLQIREYVAIAHDWRSASRFRDRLGHVFGPPGWAPRAAGQLGAASGLAISP from the coding sequence GTGAGTGCCGTCACCGGGTTCTGGTTCGGGTTGCCCGCGCAGCTGCGGGACCCGGTGCTGTTCGCGATCCCGTTCTTCCTGTTGCTGCTGACCCTCGAGTGGACGGCGGCGCGCAAGCTGGACCGCCTCGAGGCCGCCGACCGGCCCGCCTCCGGCGCATATCTGACCCGGGACGCGCTGACCAGCATCTCGATGGGCCTGGTCTCGATCGCCACCACGGCGGCTTGGAAGACCGAGGCGCTGCTCGGCTATGCCGCGCTGTACACGTATGTTGCGCCGTGGCACCTGTCGCCGACCCGCTGGTACACCTGGGTCATCGCGATCCTGGGTGTCGACCTGCTGTACTACCTCTACCACCGCGCCGCGCATCGGGTGCGCCTGATCTGGGCCACCCACCAGGCCCACCATTCCAGCCAGTACTTCAACTTCGCCACCGCGTTGCGCCAGAAGTGGAACAACAGCGGCGAGGTGTTGGTATGGATTCCGTTGCCACTGTTGGGGCTTCCGCCCTGGATGGTCTTCTTCAGTTGGTCGCTGAACCTGATCTATCAGTTCTGGGTGCACACCGAGCGGATCGACAAGTTGCCGCGCCCGTTCGAATTCGTGCTCAACACGCCCTCGCACCACCGCGTGCATCACGGGATGGACCAGCTGTACCTCGACAAGAACTACGGCGGGATCTTCATCCTCTGGGACCGGCTGTTCGGCAGCTTCCAGACCGAGGAGTTCCGGCCGCACTACGGTCTCACCAAGCAGGTCGACACCTTCAACATCTGGAACCTGCAGATACGCGAGTACGTCGCAATCGCCCACGACTGGCGGTCGGCGAGCCGGTTTCGCGACCGGCTCGGCCACGTCTTCGGCCCGCCGGGCTGGGCGCCCCGCGCGGCCGGTCAACTCGGCGCCGCGTCCGGGCTGGCGATCTCGCCGTAA
- a CDS encoding TetR/AcrR family transcriptional regulator gives MGKRQESREQIEARIVELGRRHLVDRGAAGLSLRAIARDLGMVSSAVYRYVASRDELLTLLLVDVYSDLADTVDCARETVNDLWSDDVVAIARATRRWAVAHPAEWALLYGSPVPGYHAPAERTVRVGTRVLGAMLDAIAAGITTGDIRLTNTVVAQPMSSDFERIRHEFGFPGDDSVMAKCFLFWAGVMGAISLEVFGQYGADTLTDPEALFDTQLRLLVDIMAQH, from the coding sequence GTGGGCAAACGCCAGGAATCGCGCGAGCAGATCGAGGCCAGGATTGTCGAGCTCGGTCGCCGCCACCTGGTCGATCGCGGCGCCGCGGGCTTGTCGCTGCGGGCGATAGCCCGCGACCTGGGCATGGTGTCCTCGGCCGTGTACCGGTACGTGGCCAGCCGCGACGAGCTGTTGACCCTGCTGCTCGTCGACGTGTATTCCGACCTGGCTGACACGGTGGACTGCGCCCGCGAGACCGTCAACGACCTGTGGAGCGACGACGTCGTCGCCATCGCGCGCGCGACGCGACGGTGGGCGGTGGCACATCCCGCCGAGTGGGCCCTGCTGTACGGAAGCCCGGTGCCCGGGTATCACGCGCCCGCCGAGCGCACGGTCAGGGTCGGCACCCGCGTGCTCGGCGCGATGCTCGACGCGATCGCCGCCGGAATCACCACCGGCGACATCAGACTTACCAATACCGTTGTAGCACAACCAATGTCGTCGGACTTCGAACGCATCCGCCACGAATTCGGCTTCCCCGGCGACGATTCGGTCATGGCCAAGTGCTTCCTGTTCTGGGCCGGGGTCATGGGGGCGATCAGCCTCGAGGTGTTCGGGCAGTATGGCGCCGACACCCTCACCGATCCCGAGGCGCTCTTCGACACTCAGCTTCGGCTGCTGGTGGACATCATGGCCCAGCATTGA